The following is a genomic window from Solanum stenotomum isolate F172 chromosome 4, ASM1918654v1, whole genome shotgun sequence.
ctttatatattgtttacttgatttatttattatgtttcaaaAGTGCTGCCtatgacttgagaaaggtagCTTTGTGACTCTGAGAGCTCagaacctatagtttttacaccactaagctatatgcttagtgattgttgtttctatcgtagggaatgatCGAGAGGACGCATAAAGTtggccattggagatggagatTTTAAGAGCCTTAAATAAGATCatatttgcatataggcatctatattttgtataaaccttgagacttgtacatgatctatgtgttgtacaTTTACATGAGCTTTGAAGGCTAATTTAATCATGTCActatgggttgtaatataagtgtggctatatattttgttctttttggggGTGTTtaaacccaagtcttgtaatacactaaatttactattggTTTGGATGTTTGTGTAAAGCATGAACCGGCTAAATTTAGTACTCGGAAGTTGGTAATAttcttttatatcatttttaagtGTGAGGATAATATTTGCATGAAAATCTAGGAAGTTATTTGCTTAGATTATTTTGAAAGGGTTTGTCCGCCATAAGTTAAAATTCTGCGGAATATTTATTTGAcatcaaataaatgtttaaatgggCAGGATGCAAATCCTTaactatttctatttttttctttatgaacCTAATCCCTCTACTAAATTATAATCAATATGGTCATAGTTAATCTCTTTTAAATGTCAcaagtatttaattagatttcttgGTTAAGTGGTAGTATCATTTCAAAAGGGTCGCTACAagtgttggtatcagagcctaggtttgtGGTTCTAGGACTTTTGTTATGAATTACTTGTATATTTGTTCGCTTTCGAAAAATGTTCTACATAGATTATTTGTTCATTtacatgatttataatattttcatcgCATGTAGAGTGCATATGCATCAAGTACATGTCCCTAATGCAATGTGATCTTCCCTTTTGAAGGAATTAAGTTATGGCCTCTTCTTCTGACCGACCAATGGAAGATCCTCGTGAAGGGTCGGGTACCTTTGTTTCCAACCTCGTGCACTGGAAGAGGTTGGAGAACATTTCTCAAATCAATATGTTTCCCACACTAGTAGGTCTGAAGTGGGAAACCATTAGGGTGTAAGACTTGGTTCACATCCTCATATGAGTCGTGGTACTCTAACCATTAATCCTCTTTTTCAACAAATGGTTGAATTCTTCCACGACATGGCTGAATCGATGCATGATCCCAATgggattaactttgagaaaatgaggaaaatgggtGGAGTGAAATTTGAAGGCACTGTTGATCCCACTGATGCTGAACAATGGTTGGAGCGCATGGAGAGGGTGTTTGAGCAGTTAGAGTTTTCAAATGTTgccaaatttaaatattatatttcacTATTACAAAAGGATGCTTATGATTGGTGGGTAAATGTTCCGAATGCCAAGGTAAAACCTCATGTTCTTACTTgggatgattttcttaaggaaTTTCGTATGAAGTATGTCCCACCTGCTTATTGTGATGCAAAGAGAAAGgagtttttgaatttaaggCAACGAGGCATATCTATTGCTGAGTACCAACAAAAGTTTCTAAGACTCTCTCGTTATACTGGAGGTattattaaagaggaaaaacaCAAGTGCAGGAAATTTGAAGACGGTTTAAATGATTCCATTAGGAAGAATGTGGCGATCCTGCAACATGAGAAATTTTGTAAGTTAgtgtttgttgtttttacttggGAACGACTTGATAAAGAAGAAGCTAGCAGAAATGAATACAGATTTCGAAAGCCTAGACCAGATTTTAGAGGTCCATCCAAAAGAAGGAGGTTTGATAATTCTAAGGCTGATAGTGATAACAAGCCAACTCAACAAAAGCAAAACAGATAAGATTTTTCTACAGCTAGCACTCCAAATTATGGCCAAGGCAAGCCTCGTGTTCCCACTTGTCCGCAATGTGAAAAGAATCATTATAGTACTTGCAGGAGAGCCTCTGGTACATGTTTTAATTGTGGGAGCTTTGATCATAAAGTGAAGAACTGTCCTAATCCTAATAATGCTCCGTCCTTGAAAACTGAAAGCTCAGTTCATAAGCCTTTTATTAATCCTCCTTAAACTAATAGAGGTGCAAGACCTAAAAACACCCAAGCAGCAGGTACAAGTGGAGCTAATCAAGCTAGTGGACAAAGGGCTACTACACATGTTTATGCTATGAGGCAGAGTGATTAT
Proteins encoded in this region:
- the LOC125862891 gene encoding uncharacterized protein LOC125862891, with amino-acid sequence MAESMHDPNGINFEKMRKMGGVKFEGTVDPTDAEQWLERMERVFEQLEFSNVAKFKYYISLLQKDAYDWWVNVPNAKVKPHVLTWDDFLKEFRMKYVPPAYCDAKRKEFLNLRQRGISIAEYQQKFLRLSRYTGGIIKEEKHKCRKFEDGLNDSIRKNVAILQHEKFCKLVFVVFTWERLDKEEASRNEYRFRKPRPDFRGPSKRRRFDNSKADSDNKPTQQKQNR